The following proteins are encoded in a genomic region of Micromonospora olivasterospora:
- a CDS encoding WD40 repeat domain-containing protein, which translates to MRALEAFTGMRVSRAELPLLRDDIGTLGTLAGRVRTVLGPLLEQTIRAVRQAGEGEAFDRFVAQTAPFVRKMAETADLMLAVVEAEKKFFVETEVGKRTALAMFNFMIAEFAVAAAMWFWNPVGAAAHVAQTRTIIQAILRSALVRSAASGTAMQMLFMPGSALLAEVSMMTDGLQPGVNWSTVGKQAAFAGAAAFLGTVGGPALGRAAGVVAGAVGKLAVSDTTKHLLTDVLTRPVTETLGEGLFGIGASLMVDGYWDPGNLGADLLSGAISGAGGAAASGLGFVVSRAVVQPRVQMPHLAFTPDGKPVLPVGPTPVGLDTSAGYEAGVDDPKPVVTGGQAPPPPPVPLLPASNLPAPALDLPAPKLDLSVPSWSVPSWSMPAAPVPQWVALAGAPVVEQWHGFQQELADHYGGLLAGTGQARQFLAGLPVPVEQVFTEWADVRQNDPAVPVFLSQVGLPATALTDQFLFGVRDRAVAQVTETLAGQVPAGGQIPAAVRPEQVVAALPGEFDRQALRSIAHLAVGHHLDQYFTTGAPATVPLPGGVVLPGGVVPPGVAGVPGAAGVPGGSGAAAPPSDAVRAAVEREVRAHVDRSLDAILGATPLPAAPLTALLAVPPVVPPAAVVRPDAAQVSAVADVVRQAVTDLPARVTAAAISDTTAPHTTPSGTDTPTHRRTDLPTVPVTPEQHTAAATSQAETQFTALAREYGVEPASHDTLAGSFQRDWVNGYHQVLAQATGNATPATPSTPGTPGTPDAAGARSTVPGGVAPRTDGTPNHDHISDRTSVSDPSVSSIFSRDNRPDDTFTVSDLSSLDEPISRDPVTRDFIDGDPVSGVPSLNESDNGEAAKREFRDTDPFRDASSRDGLISGDPVGRGEPAVAATGQAVAPFGSGQRVANWAAGEQVRPGSSGDLWWCVAATLDVFQTEYKRLGNRAVFDDRIIGPDGRLAPTMGWPQLMEILDTVPERVAHPDGVAGEDVLAALRAVPGSMVVVRAAPPNEPQHVFALHSQPQPSGPPTIKVRDGLVPGAEDRPPDPWLRHLFMSGTWLAAFDADGRPATITDLLGQAARHPRPITTTGADTSAFLLASTSTPRSPSQAMRATSTDPADSAGSAPGRQPSDPVEGDGSSAPAPSTVVDTGALSGRVGQGEAAAAEPDVHVGQAPAGAATPPPAVVSSQLLTGHPGLVFASTSWQEASGRWLRASAGTDGTVRIWDAADGRLLQTLEGHTLPVWAVTSWQEESGRRLVASASGDGTVRIWDAADGRLLQMLEGHIDEVRAVTSWQAGPGRRLVASASGDGTVRIWDAADGRLLQMLEGHTGQVLAVTSWPAGPGRQLLASAGADRTVRIWDAADGRLLQTLEGHTDEVSAVTSWPAGPGRQLLASASDDSTVRIWDAADGRLLQTLEGHTDEVWAVTSWEEASGRRLLASAGEDRTVRIWDAADGRLVRTLDGHTGSVWAVTSWPAGPGRRMLVSASEDRTVRLWSLPDGVAGLAGLPAVPGGRAAAGNDPAPVSATSVGELSGRIGRVEAAAAELDAHVGQAPAGAATPPPAVVSPRLLTGHAGPVWGVTSWQEASGRWLVASTGTDRRVRIWDAADGRLIGTLEGHTGAVRAVTSWQEGPGRRMLASASGDRTVRIWDAADGRLLQTLRGHTGTVFAVTSWQAGSGRRMLASTGTDRTVRIWDAADGRLLRTLDGHTGPVSAVTSWQEGPGRRMLASTSGDQTVRIWDAADGRLLRTLDGHTGPVRAVTSWQEESGQRLLASTSTDRTVRIWDAADGRLLRTLDGHTGQVLAVTSWQEESGRRLLASAGADRTVRIWDAADGRLIRTLEGHTGTVWAVTSWQEESGRRLLASTSGDQTVRLWPLPDSAAELAGLPAVPGGRVAAGNDPGPVSATGVGALSGRIGQGEAAAAEPDAHVGQAPAGAATPPPAVSPQLLTGHTGPVYASTSWQEESGQRLLASTSYDRTVRIWNAADGRLIRTLEGHTAAVSAVTSWPAASGQRLLASTSYDRMVRIWNAADGRLIRTLEGHTAAVLAVTSWPAASGQRMLASTSTDRTVRIWDAADGRLLQTLEGHTGPVLAVTSWPAASGQRMLASTSWDQTVRIWDAADGRLVRTLEGHTGQVLAVTSWQEGPGQRLLASTSGDQTVRIWNAADGRLIRTLEGHTGTVRAVTSWPAASGQWLLASASADRTVRIWNAADGRLVRTLDGHTGTVSAVTSWQTGPGRRMLASASEDRTVRLWPLPDGAAGLAGLPAVPGGRAAAGNNPAPVSGPGIGVTAGHGATSVGRPSIDDQAGDGSGNLGAWATYQGPDIMDWQPSAPSPAVTRTDAGTVHAGDTLHSPADEPPTTLAPLHPDQPQPAAGSRWVRDRNEARTLFDQHADHIATTTRQRDQLRQLWDALIDHMDAYGIITASGFALAAATSTPRRRVHHQIGVLRGSGLLHPVQRGHGRVGAPYRVIDPGQPRRLSVPPDRIAEEVTARPPTVPADSAGSAPGFLTVRGVASAAGPAEAVVVYPDGVGAEVDPRGLSVVAQRQAVTDAETWSARAVERTWNRSADELLDEVQGRGGVWRVVLAFGDRGHEGVLDLVRRLLDGRLPGVQVPATAVIELSPYGAGPLVEPRTVVEVAALRVRRGQSGAVAIRSRYVAGVGARSVPQGLIPVDFSGRETFAGGALLWEFHARPIRPEDARSAQFYREARGLHGVHAPYLLPPDRRWARFGQRAASYMRDWVFPPVPSSGLGRWRVVELRQAGLLAGESVAGATPDVGPVGWVPDGARVLVVGVPRPHPVHPTAVVDTLFDTFLNSALPPVESGLREPVYVVVHGFGGRASPVVLAHVAEGDLWPVRMGEMAAGQPVVGTREVSNLVEAQSWTRVRSELPPIAAALQPGGAAEQWRARVPELTAMLPDVTVTDPLAVDLSTPDAAGTVGVRAHRRMGERVEQLVALGAGVGPAYTRVGGWGCGKRIGSICGWRNGRGTATVSSW; encoded by the coding sequence TTGCGGGCTTTGGAAGCGTTCACCGGGATGAGGGTGTCCCGGGCGGAGCTGCCGTTGTTGCGGGATGACATCGGCACGCTGGGAACGCTGGCGGGTCGGGTGCGTACGGTGCTGGGTCCGTTGCTGGAGCAGACGATCAGGGCGGTCCGGCAGGCGGGGGAGGGTGAGGCCTTCGACCGGTTCGTGGCGCAGACCGCTCCGTTTGTGAGGAAGATGGCCGAGACGGCCGACCTGATGCTCGCCGTGGTCGAGGCGGAGAAGAAGTTCTTCGTGGAGACGGAGGTCGGCAAGCGTACGGCGTTGGCCATGTTCAACTTCATGATTGCCGAGTTCGCTGTCGCCGCGGCGATGTGGTTCTGGAATCCGGTGGGGGCGGCGGCGCACGTCGCGCAGACGCGGACGATCATTCAGGCGATTCTGCGTTCGGCGTTGGTGCGGTCGGCGGCGAGTGGCACGGCTATGCAGATGTTGTTCATGCCGGGTTCTGCGTTGCTGGCCGAGGTGTCGATGATGACCGATGGTCTGCAGCCGGGGGTGAACTGGTCGACGGTCGGTAAGCAGGCGGCGTTCGCGGGGGCGGCGGCGTTCCTCGGCACGGTGGGCGGGCCGGCGTTGGGCAGGGCCGCTGGCGTTGTCGCGGGCGCGGTCGGCAAGCTCGCCGTGTCGGACACCACCAAGCATCTGCTGACCGATGTGCTGACGCGGCCGGTGACGGAGACCCTCGGGGAGGGGCTGTTCGGTATCGGTGCCAGCTTGATGGTCGATGGGTACTGGGACCCCGGTAATCTTGGTGCGGATCTTCTGTCCGGGGCGATTTCGGGGGCAGGCGGGGCGGCCGCGAGCGGGCTCGGGTTCGTCGTGAGTCGCGCCGTGGTGCAGCCCCGGGTGCAGATGCCTCACCTCGCGTTCACGCCGGACGGTAAGCCGGTCCTGCCGGTGGGGCCGACACCGGTGGGGTTGGACACGTCCGCGGGGTACGAGGCTGGGGTCGACGATCCGAAGCCTGTGGTGACCGGCGGGCAGGCCCCGCCGCCCCCGCCCGTGCCGCTGCTGCCGGCGTCGAATCTGCCCGCGCCGGCGCTGGACCTGCCCGCGCCGAAGCTGGATCTGTCCGTGCCGTCGTGGTCGGTGCCGTCGTGGTCGATGCCGGCTGCGCCGGTGCCGCAGTGGGTCGCGCTCGCCGGTGCGCCGGTGGTGGAGCAGTGGCATGGGTTCCAGCAGGAACTGGCGGACCACTACGGTGGGTTGTTGGCCGGGACGGGGCAGGCGCGGCAGTTCCTGGCCGGGCTGCCCGTGCCGGTCGAGCAGGTGTTCACCGAGTGGGCCGACGTCCGGCAGAACGACCCGGCCGTCCCCGTTTTCCTGTCTCAGGTCGGTCTGCCCGCCACCGCCCTGACCGACCAGTTCCTGTTCGGTGTCCGGGACCGGGCGGTCGCCCAGGTCACCGAAACCCTCGCGGGGCAGGTCCCGGCGGGCGGGCAGATCCCGGCGGCGGTACGTCCGGAGCAGGTTGTCGCGGCGCTGCCGGGGGAGTTCGACCGGCAGGCGTTGCGTTCGATCGCGCACCTGGCCGTCGGGCATCACCTCGATCAGTACTTCACCACGGGCGCACCGGCGACCGTCCCCCTGCCAGGCGGCGTCGTCCTGCCAGGCGGTGTCGTCCCGCCAGGGGTCGCTGGCGTGCCGGGGGCTGCTGGCGTGCCGGGGGGTTCCGGGGCGGCGGCGCCACCGTCGGATGCTGTGCGCGCCGCGGTCGAGCGGGAGGTGCGGGCCCACGTGGACCGGAGCCTCGACGCGATCCTCGGCGCCACTCCACTACCCGCCGCACCACTGACCGCACTACTGGCCGTGCCGCCCGTCGTGCCGCCGGCTGCGGTGGTCAGGCCCGACGCCGCGCAGGTGAGCGCCGTGGCGGACGTGGTCCGGCAGGCGGTCACCGACCTGCCCGCCCGTGTCACGGCCGCGGCCATCTCCGACACCACCGCACCACACACCACCCCATCCGGCACGGACACCCCGACACACCGGCGTACCGACCTGCCGACGGTGCCGGTGACTCCCGAGCAGCACACCGCAGCAGCGACCAGCCAGGCGGAAACCCAGTTCACCGCCCTGGCCCGCGAGTACGGCGTCGAACCGGCCAGCCACGACACCCTCGCCGGATCCTTCCAACGGGACTGGGTCAACGGATACCACCAGGTACTCGCCCAGGCCACCGGCAACGCCACGCCCGCCACCCCCAGCACGCCAGGCACGCCGGGCACGCCGGATGCGGCCGGCGCCCGCAGTACGGTGCCGGGTGGTGTTGCCCCCCGCACCGACGGCACGCCGAACCACGACCACATCAGCGACAGGACGTCGGTCAGTGACCCGTCCGTCTCCAGCATCTTCAGCCGCGATAACAGGCCCGACGACACCTTCACGGTCAGTGACCTTTCCTCACTGGACGAGCCGATCAGCCGCGACCCGGTCACACGCGACTTCATCGACGGGGATCCGGTCAGTGGCGTCCCGTCGCTAAACGAGTCGGACAATGGTGAAGCGGCCAAGCGCGAATTCAGGGACACGGACCCGTTCAGGGACGCCTCTTCGCGGGACGGGTTGATCAGCGGCGACCCGGTCGGACGCGGCGAGCCGGCTGTCGCGGCAACTGGGCAGGCTGTCGCGCCGTTCGGGTCCGGGCAGCGGGTCGCCAACTGGGCGGCTGGGGAGCAGGTACGTCCCGGCAGCAGCGGCGACCTGTGGTGGTGCGTGGCGGCCACGCTCGATGTGTTCCAAACCGAGTACAAGCGGCTGGGCAACCGGGCGGTGTTCGACGACCGGATCATCGGACCGGACGGCCGGCTCGCGCCCACCATGGGCTGGCCGCAACTGATGGAGATCCTCGACACGGTACCCGAGCGTGTCGCCCACCCGGACGGGGTCGCGGGAGAGGACGTGCTGGCCGCGTTGCGGGCGGTGCCGGGGTCGATGGTCGTGGTCAGGGCCGCGCCACCGAACGAGCCCCAACACGTGTTCGCCCTCCACAGCCAACCACAACCATCCGGACCGCCGACGATCAAGGTGCGCGACGGCCTGGTGCCCGGCGCCGAGGACCGACCACCCGACCCGTGGCTGCGACACCTGTTCATGTCCGGCACCTGGCTGGCCGCGTTCGACGCGGACGGGCGACCCGCCACCATCACCGACCTACTCGGCCAGGCCGCCCGCCACCCGCGGCCGATCACCACGACGGGCGCCGACACCAGCGCGTTCCTGCTCGCCTCTACCAGCACGCCGCGCAGTCCGTCCCAGGCGATGCGAGCCACCTCTACCGACCCGGCCGACTCGGCCGGCTCCGCCCCGGGCAGGCAGCCGTCCGATCCGGTGGAAGGTGACGGATCGTCTGCTCCTGCCCCGTCGACCGTGGTGGACACCGGAGCGTTGAGTGGCCGGGTTGGCCAGGGTGAGGCAGCTGCCGCGGAGCCGGACGTGCACGTCGGGCAGGCTCCCGCCGGTGCTGCCACGCCGCCGCCAGCGGTGGTGTCCTCGCAGCTGCTGACCGGCCACCCCGGCCTGGTGTTCGCGTCGACGTCGTGGCAGGAGGCGTCGGGCCGGTGGCTGCGGGCCTCGGCCGGCACGGATGGGACGGTGCGGATCTGGGATGCGGCCGACGGTCGCCTGCTCCAGACGTTGGAAGGCCACACCCTCCCGGTGTGGGCGGTGACGTCGTGGCAGGAGGAGTCGGGCCGGCGGCTGGTGGCCTCCGCCAGCGGGGATGGGACGGTGCGGATCTGGGATGCGGCCGACGGCCGCCTGCTCCAGATGTTGGAAGGCCACATCGACGAGGTGCGGGCGGTGACGTCGTGGCAGGCGGGGCCGGGCCGGCGGCTGGTGGCCTCCGCCAGCGGGGATGGGACGGTGCGGATCTGGGATGCGGCCGACGGCCGCCTGCTCCAGATGTTGGAAGGCCACACCGGCCAGGTGTTGGCGGTGACGTCGTGGCCGGCGGGGCCGGGCCGGCAGCTGCTGGCCTCCGCCGGCGCGGATCGGACGGTGCGGATCTGGGATGCGGCCGACGGCCGCCTGCTCCAGACGTTGGAAGGCCACACCGACGAGGTGTCGGCGGTGACGTCGTGGCCGGCGGGGCCGGGCCGGCAGCTGCTGGCCTCCGCCAGCGACGACTCGACGGTGCGGATCTGGGATGCGGCCGACGGCCGCCTGCTCCAGACGTTGGAAGGCCACACCGACGAAGTGTGGGCGGTGACGTCGTGGGAGGAGGCGTCGGGCCGGCGGCTGCTGGCCTCCGCCGGCGAGGATCGGACGGTGCGGATCTGGGATGCGGCCGACGGTCGCCTGGTCCGGACGTTGGACGGCCACACCGGCTCGGTGTGGGCGGTGACGTCGTGGCCGGCGGGGCCGGGCCGGCGGATGCTGGTCTCCGCCAGCGAGGATCGGACGGTGCGGTTGTGGTCCCTGCCGGATGGTGTTGCGGGGCTGGCGGGGTTGCCTGCCGTGCCGGGTGGGCGGGCTGCCGCTGGAAACGACCCCGCACCTGTGTCCGCGACCAGTGTCGGGGAGTTGAGTGGCCGGATTGGCCGGGTTGAGGCAGCGGCCGCGGAGTTGGACGCGCACGTCGGGCAGGCTCCCGCCGGTGCTGCCACGCCGCCACCGGCGGTGGTGTCCCCGCGGCTGCTGACCGGCCACGCCGGCCCGGTGTGGGGGGTGACGTCGTGGCAGGAGGCGTCGGGCCGGTGGCTGGTGGCCTCCACCGGCACGGATCGGAGGGTGCGGATCTGGGATGCGGCCGATGGTCGCCTGATCGGGACGTTGGAAGGCCACACCGGCGCGGTGCGGGCGGTGACGTCGTGGCAGGAGGGGCCGGGCCGGCGGATGCTGGCCTCCGCCAGCGGGGATCGGACGGTGCGGATCTGGGATGCGGCCGACGGCCGCCTGCTCCAGACATTAAGAGGCCACACCGGCACGGTGTTCGCGGTGACGTCGTGGCAGGCGGGGTCGGGCCGGCGGATGCTGGCCTCCACCGGCACGGATCGGACGGTGCGGATCTGGGATGCAGCCGACGGCCGCCTGCTCCGGACATTGGACGGCCACACCGGCCCGGTGTCGGCGGTGACGTCGTGGCAGGAGGGGCCGGGCCGGCGGATGCTGGCCTCCACCAGCGGGGATCAGACGGTGCGGATCTGGGATGCGGCCGACGGCCGCCTGCTCCGGACATTGGACGGCCACACCGGCCCGGTGCGGGCGGTGACGTCGTGGCAGGAGGAGTCGGGCCAGCGGCTGCTGGCCTCCACCAGCACGGATCGGACGGTGCGGATCTGGGATGCGGCCGACGGCCGCCTGCTCCGGACGTTGGACGGCCACACCGGCCAGGTGTTGGCGGTGACGTCGTGGCAGGAGGAGTCGGGCCGACGGCTGCTGGCCTCCGCCGGCGCGGATCGGACGGTGCGGATCTGGGATGCAGCCGACGGCCGCCTGATCCGGACATTGGAAGGCCACACCGGCACGGTGTGGGCGGTGACGTCGTGGCAGGAGGAGTCGGGCCGACGGCTGCTGGCCTCCACCAGCGGGGATCAGACGGTGCGGTTGTGGCCCCTGCCGGATAGTGCTGCAGAGCTGGCGGGGTTGCCTGCCGTGCCGGGTGGGCGGGTTGCCGCTGGAAACGATCCCGGACCTGTGTCCGCGACCGGTGTCGGGGCGTTGAGTGGCCGGATTGGCCAGGGTGAGGCAGCTGCCGCGGAGCCGGACGCGCACGTCGGGCAGGCTCCCGCCGGTGCTGCCACACCGCCGCCGGCGGTGTCTCCGCAGTTGCTGACCGGCCACACCGGCCCGGTGTACGCGTCGACATCGTGGCAGGAGGAGTCGGGCCAGCGGCTGCTGGCCTCCACCAGCTACGACCGGACGGTACGGATCTGGAATGCGGCCGACGGCCGCCTGATCCGGACATTGGAAGGCCACACCGCCGCGGTGTCGGCGGTGACATCGTGGCCGGCGGCGTCGGGCCAGCGGCTGCTGGCCTCCACCAGCTACGACCGGATGGTACGGATCTGGAATGCGGCCGACGGCCGCCTGATCCGGACGTTGGAAGGCCACACCGCCGCGGTGTTGGCGGTGACATCGTGGCCGGCGGCGTCGGGCCAGCGGATGCTGGCCTCCACCAGCACGGATCGGACGGTACGGATCTGGGATGCCGCCGACGGCCGCCTGCTCCAGACGTTGGAGGGCCACACCGGCCCGGTGTTGGCGGTGACATCGTGGCCGGCGGCGTCGGGCCAGCGGATGCTGGCCTCCACCAGCTGGGATCAGACGGTGCGGATCTGGGATGCGGCCGACGGTCGCCTGGTCCGGACGTTGGAAGGCCACACCGGCCAGGTGTTGGCGGTGACGTCGTGGCAGGAGGGGCCGGGCCAGCGGCTGCTGGCCTCCACCAGCGGGGATCAGACGGTGCGGATCTGGAATGCGGCCGACGGTCGCCTGATCCGGACGTTGGAAGGCCACACCGGCACGGTGCGGGCGGTGACATCGTGGCCAGCGGCGTCGGGCCAGTGGCTGCTGGCCTCCGCCAGCGCGGATCGGACGGTACGGATCTGGAATGCGGCCGACGGCCGCCTGGTCCGGACGTTGGACGGCCACACCGGCACGGTGTCGGCGGTGACGTCGTGGCAGACGGGGCCGGGCCGGCGGATGCTGGCCTCCGCCAGCGAGGATCGGACGGTGCGGTTGTGGCCCCTGCCGGATGGTGCTGCGGGGCTGGCGGGATTGCCTGCCGTGCCGGGTGGGCGGGCTGCCGCTGGAAACAACCCCGCACCTGTGTCCGGGCCCGGCATTGGTGTGACCGCTGGGCACGGTGCGACGTCCGTCGGCCGGCCGAGCATCGACGATCAGGCCGGCGACGGCAGCGGGAACCTCGGCGCCTGGGCCACCTACCAGGGGCCGGACATCATGGATTGGCAACCATCCGCGCCCTCCCCGGCGGTGACCCGCACCGACGCCGGCACTGTCCACGCCGGCGACACCCTTCATTCCCCCGCCGACGAGCCACCCACCACCCTCGCCCCGCTGCACCCCGACCAACCCCAACCCGCTGCGGGCAGCCGGTGGGTGCGCGACCGGAATGAGGCCCGGACGCTGTTCGACCAGCACGCCGACCACATCGCCACCACAACACGGCAGCGGGATCAGCTGCGGCAGTTGTGGGACGCCCTGATCGACCATATGGACGCCTACGGGATCATCACCGCCAGCGGGTTCGCCCTCGCCGCGGCGACATCCACACCGCGGAGGAGGGTGCATCACCAGATCGGGGTATTGCGCGGCAGTGGTCTGCTGCATCCGGTCCAGAGAGGTCACGGTCGCGTGGGGGCGCCGTACAGGGTGATCGATCCGGGTCAGCCCCGGCGACTATCGGTCCCGCCAGACCGCATCGCCGAGGAAGTCACCGCACGGCCGCCGACGGTCCCGGCCGACTCGGCCGGCTCCGCCCCAGGTTTCCTGACGGTTCGGGGTGTCGCCAGTGCTGCCGGCCCCGCCGAGGCGGTGGTGGTGTATCCGGATGGTGTGGGCGCTGAGGTTGATCCGCGAGGTCTGTCTGTGGTGGCGCAGCGGCAGGCGGTGACGGATGCCGAAACGTGGTCGGCGAGGGCGGTTGAGAGGACGTGGAATCGGTCTGCGGATGAACTGCTGGACGAGGTGCAGGGCCGTGGTGGGGTGTGGCGGGTGGTACTGGCGTTCGGCGATCGCGGGCATGAGGGTGTGCTGGATCTCGTGAGGCGATTGCTTGATGGCCGGCTCCCGGGGGTGCAGGTGCCTGCGACGGCGGTGATCGAGTTGTCGCCGTATGGTGCTGGTCCGTTGGTGGAGCCTCGGACGGTGGTCGAGGTCGCGGCGTTGCGGGTAAGGCGTGGCCAGTCGGGGGCGGTAGCGATCCGTTCGCGGTATGTGGCGGGCGTGGGGGCGAGGTCTGTTCCTCAGGGTCTGATTCCTGTCGATTTCTCGGGTCGGGAGACGTTCGCGGGTGGGGCGTTGCTGTGGGAGTTCCACGCGCGTCCGATCCGTCCGGAGGATGCCCGGTCGGCTCAGTTCTACCGGGAGGCGCGGGGATTGCACGGTGTGCATGCGCCGTATCTTCTGCCGCCGGACCGGCGTTGGGCGCGGTTCGGGCAGCGGGCGGCCTCGTATATGCGGGATTGGGTGTTCCCTCCGGTGCCGTCGTCAGGGCTTGGTCGGTGGCGGGTGGTGGAGTTGCGGCAGGCGGGGTTGCTTGCCGGGGAGAGTGTGGCGGGGGCGACGCCGGACGTGGGGCCGGTGGGGTGGGTGCCGGATGGCGCGCGGGTGTTGGTGGTGGGTGTGCCGCGGCCGCATCCGGTGCATCCCACGGCGGTCGTGGACACATTGTTCGACACGTTCCTGAACAGTGCGTTGCCGCCGGTGGAGTCGGGGTTGCGGGAGCCGGTGTATGTGGTGGTGCACGGGTTCGGTGGGCGGGCATCGCCGGTGGTGTTGGCGCATGTGGCGGAGGGTGACCTGTGGCCGGTGCGGATGGGTGAGATGGCCGCCGGCCAGCCGGTGGTAGGCACTCGGGAGGTGTCGAATCTCGTCGAGGCGCAGAGTTGGACCCGGGTGCGGTCCGAGTTGCCCCCGATCGCGGCGGCGCTGCAACCGGGCGGGGCGGCTGAGCAGTGGCGGGCTCGGGTTCCGGAGCTGACGGCGATGCTTCCCGATGTGACCGTGACCGATCCGCTGGCGGTCGACCTGTCGACCCCGGACGCCGCCGGCACGGTAGGGGTGCGGGCGCACCGCCGGATGGGTGAGCGGGTGGAGCAGCTGGTCGCGTTGGGTGCAGGAGTTGGTCCGGCATACACGCGAGTGGGTGGGTGGGGCTGCGGTAAACGGATCGGCTCGATCTGCGGCTGGAGGAATGGGCGGGGCACGGCGACAGTCAGCAGTTGGTGA